Genomic window (Erythrolamprus reginae isolate rEryReg1 chromosome 3, rEryReg1.hap1, whole genome shotgun sequence):
GTTGCAGTATTTTCTCAATCGTATGATCACAATTTCCAATGTTCCCTGCCAGCTTCtcacaagcagagtcaatgtcAAGTTGGTAGAAAGATGGAAGTCGTGATCACGAGATCCATCCTGAATGATCTGTGTGGCTCTCACTTAAAAATGGTAACAGGGACTGCTGAAATTGCTGTTACTGAGCAATACAATCACATGATGTCATGCTTTATGACTGTACTGATTAACAATGGAAATGCCAGTCCCAATTTCCATTATAACCCTAGGACTGCCTACAATAAGATACAGTGGATTTTTCCTTACAACTGAATTTGAGAGGTATGGTGTGAATTTAATAATCTGGCAAGATTTTTGGCTATATATAGGAATCAATGATAGTAGTCTTTAGTACTGTCTTCGGTACTCCCAACATACTATTACCAACATACTAGTCATAAAGTTCCTGGCCAACCGGACACAGAACTTAAACTGTTAAATACTATGTAGATCTATAACTGTGACAAATTCTCCATTTGGAAATTAACATAAATGAAATAGGTCATTCAAGGtagttaaaaagaaagaaagcacctCAGATAACCACTCTGGATCTTATATAGAGTTGTAAGTAACTTATACTATTTTAGCTAAATATTTACTATTATGTAAAACATCCTGCTCATTGTAAAACATCAATTTGCAATAAATAAGAAAATCACAGCATGCTTTATTGTATTGGGTGGAGGTAAGGGGTAAGTGGAAAAAGTATTAGGAGAATAGGCACCATAGTGGGAAGGGGGAACTGTTTACCTGATTGATGCTAATGAATATCTGTAAATAACCAGGAATAACTGAATGGGAGAAAATATCTGTTTGGGTATCCTATTCTTACCAGTTCACATGCAAACTTTAACTCCAGTAGCTTCTTGACAAATACTGTACATGCagaattttcttttatatacactgagagcatatgcaccgaagacaaattccttgtgtgcccaatcacacttggccaataaagaattctattttattctattaataaGTGTAGCCGTGGCACAGGGCCAACGTTTTTTGCAGATCCTGCAGATATTaatgagataaataaatagatgtttGTATATTATAAATTGTGTCGCTAATATTAGCGATGATTACTGTAGTGTCTACCATCAGAGCAGACATGGCTGATCAAAGCAATCAGCCTTCTCACTAAAGCTTCCAAAGATGTTTCAGAGAATTTGTGGACTTTTCGGATAAATTGCCAAGTGGGGTACTTGTATGAGGGCAATAAAAATGACCTCCTCCTTGCATGGTAGTATAGTACATAATACAAGACTGCAACCAGAGCTGCATTTCAATGCAATTTTAAGATTCCATCCTTTCATTTAATAGGTTGATAAAGAGTCATTGATTTGTTCTTAAGAGATTAATAGGCTTAATGTGCATTAAcacagtttaatttttaatatatttaaatattttaactttttttaatttctaaaatTTATACATTGCCTCAATCTACTCAGACTCTGGTCAGTTCACAAtaattacaataaaatacaaatatccaatttaacatgttaatttttttaaaatgatttaaaagtAGTCACCTGTTTATAGTCATTTTGTAAACAGATTAAAGTTTTTAGAACCTTATGCTAAATGTCTAGTATAGCACTTGAGATATTGCACCAGCACAGGGGAAGAGTTGAATTTGTGGTCCACTCTCAGCCATAGAAATTCACAGGGGAAAATCTGAGTGTgtccctctcagcccaacctgcaGGGTAATTGTTCTAATCTAGAGAATAGGAAGAAATACTATGTATTCAAATACTGTGAGCTCTTGAATGGAAGAGATATActgtataaatctaataaataaatatgtaaaaaacaaaGGGCACAAGCTAACAGAAAAGAAAACCTCAAAAGACTGCACCAATACATTTCCACAATTTCATTGTTGAAGTATTTATTATATTGGGATTCTTCTGGTATCATTCATTGCCTATTGTACTCTCCTGGTTCAACATCTATtacattaaattaatattaaatattaaattaattattacatTAAATGCCCATTCACAAACTTATCTGTGTTATGGATAAAAAATTCAATGGATAAAGAGGCAATTCTTCAGGTCTGAGCCTCAACCAAGGTCTCAGGTACTGGGTGGGGCTGAGGAATCCTAGGCAGAGGCCTACCAGCAGGCTCTTTGCTGGTGGGCTAGCTGTTCAGAGGCTTCTGTGCCCCTTGGTCTACTAACCAAGAGAGAAGATCTAGCCCCTTAGGGAAAACACTTATGGATTCCCGATTTAAAGCAAAGGTATTGTGTCTTTGTCCTTCCAAAAGGAATCAATTAAATGCCTACTTTGCTGCATGAAGCCTACAACTGTACACATGAAGGTGGTTCCCCCCACATTCCCCCCAACTCCCATTTTAGCCACCATAGTAATGGTGACCTTGTGGTAAAGCATTTTTCTATAGCCTATATTCCATCAATCAAGACTTTATTTGCTAAATCCTTTGCacttagaacagaatagaattctatattggccaagtgtgattggacacacaaggaatttgtctttggtgcatatgctttgagACAGTGAAAGTAAAAGGAGGTTGTGTATATAACTAGTCTTTATTTACTTGTGTCAGATTAATTATAACTGCAATGTTTTTGTTATTTCTGTGTGCCACAAATTGCCTTTTAATTAAATCAAAAGAAAAACCCTTGAAGCATTTGTATCAAAGAAAATAACTATGCAGGTTATCCACCTGTCCTTTCACAAAATGTGGCAGATCATAACAGATATTTCTTCCCACTTCTGTAATTCCAAAAACCAGCCAGCATGAAGTAAACCAGAATGTAGAGGTGTATGATGATAATCTTGATGAAGATATGAGTTATTAAGAGAGGCTAAATGACAATTTACTGTTGGGGAAGTGGACAACACGAGAAGGAAACTTAGAACAACCCTTCTCTTGATTCTTGCTTGGTGTAAGAGTAGACAGAAGAAGATAAATTCGGACAGGCTTTCAAGAATCTGTTCTCATATCCTATAACAATTAAGCACCATTTCTGTCCTCATAGTGCCTGTTTTTGATCTGAACTACTGGTACCTCAACCATAGTTTATGGATTATGAACTTCACCTGTTGGGTACATGCTATTTACTACTTCATAAATTTGTGTATAAAAATTGAATGGGTGGGATTACACAAAATACTAAGCCAaagactgccacagagaggagggggtcaagctattctccaaaggccagataaggaataatagatggaaattgaacaaggacagattcaaactggaaataaggaaaaattttctgacaatgagaacaatgaaccaatggaacagaagttgccttgggaggttgtgggagcttcatcactgaaatatttcaagaagagactggactgtcatctgtcagaaaggttgacaggatctcctgcttgggcagagtgtgtgtgtgtgtgtgtgtgttgcactagttgacctccaaggtctcttccaactctgttaatctgtaaatatGGTTTGGTTTAACACACTCTATGAGCTCAGCCCCTCATTAAATGTCTTATATAAGGTCACCAGCAATATTGATATATCTACTAACAAAGCGACCAGTCCTCTAAAATGTTGCAGTGAAGCAAGTTAAGACCCATCTGGAGATGGTATAAAATAGCTGCAGCAACCAACTCAAGCGCTTAGCTAAAACTCATGGAGATCCAAGCCATTCCCAATTCAGCAAATCTCCCTTAAAACACGACAAGCAGACAGAATGAAGTTACCAGAATATTGTTTGCACTACAGTCAGGGGGCATCAGCGAAAGCCCCCAGgtttcatataataataataataataataataataataataataataataataataataataataataagatttgtacgccgcccctctccgaagactcgggcggctcacaacaataataaaacagtgtgacaatgtaaacaaatctaatattaaaaaagcatctaagaaacctatcatttaaaaaccatgcaacacaagcataccatacataaaactataaaagcctgagggagatgtctcaattcccccatgcctgacgatataggtgggtcttaagtaatttgcaaaagacaaggaaggtgggggcagttctgatctctgggggggagttgattccagagggcctggtcGCCAcaaagaaggatcttcccctggggcctgccagaggacattgtttagtgagtcgacggacccggagaaggccaactctgtgggaccttatcggccgctgggattcgtgaggcagaagacggtgttccggaagtattctggtccgatgccaagatTCCAATTCTATCaaggccgtgtgtgtgtgtgtgtgtgtccgtccCCTATTCTAGCGCACCCCCCACCCTCAGCCGCGCAAATATCCCTCAGCAGCAGAGGAGAAACTTCCTTacctggcctttcacaaggctGGCGGCAAACTGGCGCATGACAGCCTCCACGGTGTAGGCGCTCGACCACCCTCGGGGCGTGAGCAGTTCCATGCAGATGGCGCCGCCATCGAGGACGTAGCCGTTCTCCAAGCGCGGGCTGAGCACCCGCATGAAAGGGGGCGCGAAGGGGAAGTTGTCGGGGAAGGTGAGGTTGAGGAGGATGTACTCGGTGTTGGTCTCCTTCATGTCCTGCCACAGCACCGAGTCCTTGTCTACCTGGTGCAGCTTCACGTTCCAGTCGAAGAGGCTCTCGTCCACGAGCTCCACCGAGATGAAGCGGTCGCTGAGGCGGGCGATGTCCTGCAGCTCTTTCATTAGCCGTCGGGTGCGCACTTGTGTGCAGTGCGCCTGCCGGGTGGCCGGCACCAAAGCCGCCGAAACCAAGGCCGAGCCGGAGCGGTTAACGCCGCTGCCCCCTCCCGAAGGTTGCTCCTTGCCGGAGCTCGCCTCCTTGCCGCCTCCGAGTGGCTGcgctttttctttcccggcgtcGTGGGCCGCCGCcggctggtgctgctgctgctgctttgccAGTTCCAAGACCTTCTTGGGCTTGTTGCGAGCGGGGCTCCCGCCTCGGCTGCTGCTGCAGCTTTCTCTGCTGGGGCTGCCGCAGCCGCTAGCCGGCGTGGCTTGCAGCTGCTGCTTATTCTTATGGTTGCTTTTGCCTCGCTGGAGGCTGCCGCGCCGGGGATGGTGGTGCTTGGGGTCCTCCGTGTCCCTATTGTGAAGGCGGATCAGCCCGATTTTCCGGAGCAGGGTAGCCATTCTCGAAacggcctcgggggggggggggggggatgggatgAGGCAGTGCGAAAAGCGGCCAGGCAAAACGGGCGGAAGAAGGAAGACTGACCTCAGATCGGCCACCTGTCCGAGCTAATTAAACCGGCGACCCCGAATCTCCCTCCCGGAGTTCCAAAGCCGATGGAAGAGAAAGGGGAGATACGGTCTGGATGGTCCTTCTGTGGTCGGGTTGGCTCCCCCGGCAGCCCTCTTTCCCCCGTGGCTCAGGTCCCCTCCTTTCACAGCAGCGCTGTCGGCAGCATTGCAGCATTCGAGGCGCCTTTTCCCGGAATCACCGAAGCAAGCTCCGCGGCCGTGGCCATTGGATTTCCCTCGCCgtcggaaaggagggggggaggcggcaaTCCCCGCCCGGCAGACCCCTTTACCTCCGCCCACTCGCGCAGGCACGCTGGCTGGTACCGCAGGAGGCCCCCTCGCCTTCACAATAACCTTCAGGTCTTCTTGAccgaaaataaaattaaaaaaacaacccggGATCCTATCCAGGAATCGTCTACATGCGCGCGCGCACGACGCACGCgcaccctcccttttctttctttcttttgcccgAATCAAaaagcacccacccacccaccggcgCAAAGTACAGTGAGGAGGAGGGATCCCTGAggcgtttttttccccctcctcctgcccCGCTCCGCCGGTCGACAACGTCGGTCTGCTTGGAAAATGTCCTCGCTCTATAAAGCGGCGCTTCTTCCTTCAACCGCGCTTGTGGCGACCGGCGCGGGTTTGCCTTCCTTTCTTTGTTCCTCTCCTCGAGCTTCTCCCGCTGGGAAGCCGGCAGCCGGGACCGTTTTTGGACTGAAggcgggattttaaaaaaaagcgaTCTGTGAGGAGGGTTTGGAgagcttgttcttcttcttggCGCAAAAGAGGGGCGACCTTGTTTATAACGAGCCTGGCGTCCTGCCCTTTACCTCACCTCTTCCACAACAGAAGtgtctgtgtgtgggggggaccCGAGTCAGCCGCGCGGCGGgtatccctcctcctcctccttccttgcaGAGTCTGCCGCGCTTCTGCAGCGGATCTGACATTACTGGCGTCGGGGAGGAGAAAACACGGCTTAAACTCCGCCCAGCTCCTCTAATATGCTCGAGAAGAGGACGTCCTAGGgcgcaggagtaggcaaagtgggctcttctatgacatgtggacttcaactcccagaattcctgagctggcatgattggctcaggaattctgggagttgaagtccacaagtcatagaagagcccccTTTGCCTACCCTTGTGACCTAGGCAAAGGCCGGCCAGGCTCTTCCTGGCTGGGCAGTGGGGGCGGTTATGTCGTGAGCGTTGGATGCTGGAGCAATAcgtgatttttcccccctcttagCCTCAAAGCCTCgatccccccttcctccctccccgctTTCTTCACCCCCTTCCCCAATCACCGGTGCCAGGCAGACGGCAGGCTGTCTGCCTTTGGGGGCTTCTAAAAATTACTCACATAACTGCTGTGGCCACTCTTTCAAacgagagtttatttattttatttattgattttgtccaatatacgtTGTTTGTATTTCTTGGTAAACAAGAAAGGGACAAAAAAGGGAGAGTCTGGACACCGAGATAATAGAAATTTACAACAATTTTcttcaaagaattttttttcttttcccaaagacaaatccctgtgtgaggaaacagggctgtgGTGGATGGGGAAGAGATCTGGTACCTCTGTAGTTTGCAGGTTATCTTAACATGGAATCCCTTAAAGCagaaaatagaaatacaaaacTATGTTGTCTTTTATTCAGTGTGTCTGATTATATGTTTGAATAATAGCccttagaatagaagaatataattattggccaagtgtgattggacacacaaggaatttgtctttggtgcatatgctctcagtgcacataaaagaaagaatcatgaggtacaacacaatggttgtcatgggggtcaagcaatcaggaaacaatatcgccccaagtctacggagaggggcggcatacaaatctaataaataaataaatattaataaattgtCAAAAATAcaagaacaagttacagtcatatagtcataagtgggaggacacgggtgataggaataatgagaaaaactaatagtaatagtagtgcagacttaatagtatgatagtattgagggaattgttggcttttaggaaaaaaatgttcttgtgtctagttgtcttgctgtgcggtgctctatagcgatgttttaagggtaggagttgaaacagtttatgcccaGTATGCGAGTGGTCAGTAAATagtttcacagctctcttttcgACTTCTGCAatacatgtcctcaatggaagccaggttggcagcaattattttttctgcagttctaattatcctctaaagtctgtgttaGTCTTGTTGGGTCCCTTAGGTCCCATGATAACTTAAAGATGTGTATTTTTGAAGAGAATGGTGTGGGTGGCCTAGTGGTTAAGACCCTAGCCTCCCCACTAGGAAGGTTGAAAGTTCACTCCTAGAGAATGGCAGATGCTTCTCACTTaaggtacaaatatatataaacaattacTTAAATGTAACTTCTTTTAAATAGACTTCGATTTTGCATGCTGTCATCCACTTATTAAGCAAGTATtcaaaataaacaattaaaaacacaCTAGTTTATAATTAGATATTTTCTAATCCATTTGTCTTATATTGCCAAATTTGGatctaattaaaaaccaaaccttATTTAGTCCTCTTTGTACCTAAACAGTAGTACTAATCAAGAACACTTCAGTTTTTTTCATTCAGCTGATGATTAGATGGACTCACTATACACATCTTTGACTAACACATCTCATACATTCCTTATACGTTTATCCATAAATAAGTTGTTTAAGAAAGAAGacgtcatagaatagaatagaattctttattggccaagtgtgattggtgcatatgctctcagtgtacataaaagaaaagatacatttgtcaagaatcaaggtacaatacttaatgattgtcatagggtatgtCATGCTTTTCATGTGGATTAATTTCAGTTAGCGGTAGGCAGGGATGAAATTAATGCTAGTGCTAGTGATTTTAGTTTTCTCCAGCCTTTGTAAACTACAGGCAGTGAAggttttatttttcctcttctaGGAAAGTCCAGAGCTAATAGATGCCTTTTTTGTCCCTCTATCGAATGATGAATATTCAGTTGCAAATTCTTTCTGACTTTTCTTACATTACATGCATCTTCAAGaacaatatattaataatatgttatatagaatggaatggaataagttATAAAGAACTAAAATGGAATTGAGTTATATAATGTATGGTAATATTGGGTTCTGCATATCACAATCACATGGGATATGAAATAATTTTGCCTTAATAGTCCCTGATTTACTTAAACTACATATAATATGTAATGTGAAATGTTTGCTTATTTTCCCCTTTTTAATATTGCAAAATAATTTTAACTTAATAATTTTGCTAAGGCAATTGGAACCACGTTTGAGCTAGAGAAGCGCATGACCTACACAGTCAAGAGAAATGACAAAAACCACTCACTCATATCAATTAAAATGCAGCAGAAGTCAAATAGGTTCCACAGCGAATGGGAGAAATACTTTCTGAACTTATTCTTCTCCAGGatatctaaatgaaaggaaaAGTAAGCCACAGTGCAGGAAAATTGGGCCAGTGCCTTCTACAATTTAGGTTCAGAAAAGTAAAATCAGTACTTGATGCCATTTAGTCAAAGCTGTTGTTACATACTTAGCTCTACTTTACATTTCTCATTCCTTGTTAGAGCCTACTATTTCATTTTTGCCTACAGTCTTTTCCCTCTTGGAACACATCCTTTCTAGTTCCCATAGCAACGTCCATCTTTCACTATTTTTTCCCCAAGGACTCTTCCTTGTGGTTGTTGCATCTTCTTTCTCTTTGCTCGAAGCTATTTCCGGGATTCTTCTGATA
Coding sequences:
- the UBE2QL1 gene encoding ubiquitin-conjugating enzyme E2Q-like protein 1; the protein is MATLLRKIGLIRLHNRDTEDPKHHHPRRGSLQRGKSNHKNKQQLQATPASGCGSPSRESCSSSRGGSPARNKPKKVLELAKQQQQHQPAAAHDAGKEKAQPLGGGKEASSGKEQPSGGGSGVNRSGSALVSAALVPATRQAHCTQVRTRRLMKELQDIARLSDRFISVELVDESLFDWNVKLHQVDKDSVLWQDMKETNTEYILLNLTFPDNFPFAPPFMRVLSPRLENGYVLDGGAICMELLTPRGWSSAYTVEAVMRQFAASLVKGQGRICRKSGKSKKSFSRKEAEATFKSLVKTHEKYGWVTPPVSDG